The Brassica napus cultivar Da-Ae chromosome C7, Da-Ae, whole genome shotgun sequence genome has a segment encoding these proteins:
- the LOC106430652 gene encoding anthranilate synthase beta subunit 2, chloroplastic-like, translated as MPLYFGVCIGEAFGGKIVRSPFGVMHGKSSMVYYDDKGEEGLFSGLSNPFLVGRYHSLVIEKDSFPSDELEVTAAWTEDGLVMAARHRKHKHIQGVQFHPESIIATEGKTIVRNFIKLVEKKEAEMLP; from the exons ATGCCCCTTTATTTTGGAGTATGTATAGGAGAAGCTTTTGGAG GAAAGATTGTGCGGTCACCATTTGGTGTTATGCATGGGAAAAGCTCCATGGTTTACTATGATgacaaaggagaagaaggcTTGTTCTCTGGCTTATCAAA CCCTTTCCTTGTAGGTAGATATCACAGCCTCGTGATCGAAAAGGATTCGTTTCCCAGTGATGAGCTCGAGGTTACTGCAGCATGGACAGAGGATGGTTTGGTTATGGCGGCTAGACACAGGAAGCACAAGCATATACAG GGAGTTCAGTTTCATCCGGAGAGTATTATAGCAACTGAAGGCAAGACAATTGTCCGCAATTTCATTAAACTTGTTGAGAAAAAGGAGGCTGAGATGTTGCCTTAA
- the LOC106430651 gene encoding purple acid phosphatase 4, translating to MHSRLYRCFFISHKAPYTKDRMGSKFGIGSLSIVMTLLLSLVPKLEAEFTTVEQAIKSDGSISFLVIGDWGRRGLYNQSQVALQMGKIGEKMDIDFVVSTGDNIYDNGMKSIDDPAFQLSFANIYISPSLQKPWYLVLGNHDYRGDVEAQLSPALRSIDSRWICMRSFIVDAEIAELFFVDTTPFVDAYFLNPEGQNYDWRGVSPRESYLQTTLKDLETSLRESTAKWKIVVGHHAIKSASIHGNTKELESLLLPILEANNVDLYVNGHDHCLQHISTSQSPIQFLTSGGGSKAWRGYYNWKTPEDMKFFYDGQGFMSIKITRTEMGIVFYDVFGNILHKWDTSKVLYTDLDFSL from the exons ATGCACAGTCGACTATATAGGTGTTTCTTTATATCACATAAAGCTCCTTACACAAAAGATAGAATGGGTTCTAAGTTTGGAATCGGCTCTTTGAGCATTGTAATGACTCTGCTTCTTTCTTTGGTTCCAAAACTTGAGGCAGAGTTCACAACGGTCGAACAAGCAATAAAATCTGATGGCTCGATCAGTTTCCTGGTGATTGGAGATTGGGGAAGACGTGGACTCTATAATCAATCCCAAGTTGCCCTTCag ATGGGGAAAATCGGGGAGAAGATGGACATCGATTTTGTGGTTTCCACGGGTGATAACATCTATGATAACGGGATGAAAAGTATTGACGATCCTGCCTTTCAACTCTCCTTCGCTAATATCTACATTTCTCCTAGCTTGCAAAAACCTTGGTACCTTG TATTGGGGAATCACGACTACAGAGGAGATGTTGAAGCACAGTTGAGTCCAGCCCTCAGATCAATAGACAGCCGTTGGATTTGCATGAGATCCTTCATCGTAGACGCTG AGATTGCAGAGCTCTTCTTTGTCGACACAACTCCTTTTGTAGATGCTTATTTCCTCAATCCCGAGGGACAAAATTACGACTGGAGAGGCGTATCACCGAGAGAATCCTATCTTCAAACCACTCTAAAG GACTTGGAGACGAGTCTGAGAGAATCAACAGCAAAGTGGAAAATTGTGGTGGGTCATCATGCCATCAAGAGTGCTTCCATTCATGGGAATACTAAAGAGCTTGAATCTTTACTCTTACCCATCCTTGAG GCGAATAACGTTGATCTCTATGTGAACGGTCATGATCATTGCTTGCAACATATTAGCACATCTCAGAG TCCTATCCAGTTTCTAACGAGTGGTGGTGGGTCAAAAGCATGGAGAGGCTATTACAACTGGAAAACCCCAGAGGATATGAAATTTTTCTATGATGGGCAAGGTTTCATGTCGATTAAAATCACTAGAACTGAAATGGGTATCGTTTTTTACGATGTCTTCGGCAATATTTTACACAAGTGGGACACATCCAAAGTGTTGTACACGGATTTAGATTTCTCATTGTAA